The Natrinema salifodinae genome includes a window with the following:
- the coxB gene encoding cytochrome c oxidase subunit II — translation MDPGSRRRRAIVAVVAAAASFLALTSTVAAQSPNRELIDGLEYQLLYVALPLTLFVLMILVYAAVKFHDNDNPQPTTEDPALEITWTAATAIILLFVGLSAYSVLVNPYVSPSQANDVETNGSQEGLESIEDLPETDDEVVYAEGYQWEWQATYPGTNVTTENEIVIPAGEDVTFWLTSGDVIHSLFIPDLGVKQDAFPGEYTRARTTVDEPGRYDAVCAEFCGAGHSRMDADVVVVERETYDQWLEDNDGDDGDGDNVTEAPVPG, via the coding sequence ATGGATCCCGGTAGCCGTCGCCGACGCGCGATCGTCGCAGTCGTAGCCGCGGCTGCGAGTTTCCTCGCGCTGACCAGTACGGTCGCGGCGCAGTCGCCCAACCGTGAACTCATCGACGGACTCGAGTACCAGTTACTATACGTCGCCTTGCCGCTGACGCTGTTCGTCCTGATGATCCTGGTCTACGCGGCCGTCAAGTTTCACGACAACGACAACCCGCAACCGACCACGGAAGATCCCGCCCTCGAGATCACCTGGACCGCTGCGACGGCGATCATCCTGCTGTTCGTCGGGCTCTCCGCCTACAGCGTGCTCGTCAACCCCTACGTCTCGCCGTCGCAGGCGAACGATGTCGAGACTAACGGGAGCCAGGAGGGGCTTGAATCGATCGAGGACCTCCCCGAGACCGATGACGAGGTGGTCTACGCTGAGGGCTATCAATGGGAGTGGCAGGCCACTTACCCGGGGACGAACGTTACGACCGAAAATGAGATCGTCATTCCGGCCGGCGAAGACGTGACCTTCTGGCTCACCAGTGGCGACGTCATCCACTCGCTGTTCATCCCAGACCTCGGCGTCAAACAGGACGCGTTCCCCGGCGAATACACGCGCGCACGGACCACCGTCGACGAACCAGGCCGCTACGACGCAGTCTGTGCCGAGTTCTGCGGCGCCGGTCACTCGCGGATGGACGCCGACGTCGTCGTCGTCGAGCGCGAAACCTACGACCAGTGGCTCGAAGACAACGACGGCGACGACGGGGACGGAGACAACGTCACCGAAGCGCCGGTCCCGGGCTGA